From a single Arachis hypogaea cultivar Tifrunner chromosome 3, arahy.Tifrunner.gnm2.J5K5, whole genome shotgun sequence genomic region:
- the LOC112789468 gene encoding 21 kDa protein, giving the protein MEYAMIRSSNSKCVATILLVIVLTIINCGEAKGREFRQSNTVFIRSSCSSTTYPKLCYTSLVKHAAFIQTNPVLLTGTALNVTLSSAKSTSAAMSTMARSGGLSGRDAAAMQDCMEVLADSVEELTKSIGEMSHLRTSNFEGTMSDVQTWVSAALTDDTTCTDGFQQTPSSVAEDVKTAVRGRVVEVAQLTSNALALINQLANGHP; this is encoded by the coding sequence ATGGAATATGCAATGATTCGTTCTTCTAACTCCAAGTGTGTTGCGACAATCCTTCTGGTAATTGTTTTAACCATCATAAATTGTGGTGAAGCGAAAGGGAGAGAATTCCGACAATCAAACACAGTATTCATTAGAAGCTCATGTAGCTCCACAACATACCCAAAACTATGCTACACTTCGCTGGTGAAGCATGCGGCATTCATTCAAACAAACCCTGTTCTTCTAACGGGGACAGCCCTCAATGTCACTCTTTCCTCGGCAAAATCGACCTCGGCCGCCATGTCCACGATGGCGAGGAGCGGCGGCCTGAGTGGGAGAGACGCGGCGGCTATGCAGGACTGCATGGAGGTGCTGGCTGATTCCGTGGAGGAGCTCACAAAATCGATTGGAGAAATGAGTCATTTGAGGACAAGTAATTTTGAAGGAACAATGAGTGATGTTCAAACTTGGGTCAGCGCTGCTTTGACCGATGATACCACCTGCACTGATGGCTTCCAACAGACCCCTAGTTCTGTCGCCGAAGATGTTAAGACCGCCGTCCGTGGCCGCGTCGTCGAGGTGGCGCAACTCACTAGTAATGCCTTGGCTTTGATCAATCAGCTCGCTAATGGCCATCCTTAA
- the LOC112769535 gene encoding pectinesterase inhibitor 4, with translation MDVNVVFPRSSATMHYPVLLLLVLLSISNSSSSAAVSSSPTNNYQNTPDNTQTYYYKSYIKSSCNTTTYPSICYKNLNRYALSIQADPFLLCNTSLGLAFKAARSASSTVSKILKNNSSSLTPPAKAVVRDCYGNLKDSVGQIKDSISEMGNLYESSDKDFKMSNVKTWVSAAITNYNTCSDGFEEQSVDGDVRDKINKLVLNAARMTSNALYFINHLVY, from the coding sequence ATGgatgtgaatgttgtttttccACGCTCATCAGCTACCATGCATTACCCTGTCTTGTTATTATTAGTTCTTCTCTCTAtatccaattcttcttcttcagctgcTGTTTCTTCTTCTCCTACCAATAATTACCAAAACACCCCTGATAATACACAAACGTATTACTACAAAAGCTACATAAAAAGCTCATGCAACACAACAACATACCCTTCGATTTGCTACAAGAATCTTAACCGTTATGCTTTGTCCATACAAGCAGATCCTTTTCTGCTCTGCAACACTTCACTCGGCCTCGCCTTTAAGGCGGCTCGCTCCGCCTCCTCCACCGTCTCCAAGATCCTCAAGAACAATAGTAGCAGCCTCACGCCGCCGGCCAAAGCCGTGGTTCGTGACTGCTACGGCAACCTCAAAGATTCCGTTGGGCAGATAAAAGATTCTATTTCTGAAATGGGGAACTTGTATGAGAGTAGCGACAAAGATTTCAAGATGAGTAACGTAAAGACATGGGTGAGTGCTGCTATAACGAATTATAATACGTGCTCGGATGGATTTGAAGAACAGAGTGTGGATGGTGATGTTAGAGATAAGATCAATAAGCTTGTTTTGAATGCTGCGAGGATGACTagtaatgcattgtatttcatcaACCACCTCGTATATTGA
- the LOC112769543 gene encoding pectinesterase inhibitor 9-like has translation MIAKSSFRTLTKLSQSTRLTKAESSVLADCRDNIDDTVDRLQQSAKQLARLNGTRTVEERFEWDSIKTWMSAAITDEYTCTDGIGEMKVRVSLQKKIQSSIANVAWMNSNALALVNKISY, from the coding sequence ATGATAGCGAAGAGCTCGTTCAGAACGCTGACAAAACTATCCCAATCGACGAGGCTAACAAAAGCGGAGAGTTCGGTGCTGGCGGATTGCCGGGATAACATAGACGACACGGTGGACCGGCTGCAGCAGTCGGCGAAGCAGTTGGCGCGGCTGAACGGAACGAGGACGGTGGAGGAGAGGTTTGAGTGggatagcataaagacatggatgAGTGCTGCAATTACGGATGAGTACACTTGTACGGATGGAATTGGTGAAATGAAAGTGAGGGTTTCATTGCAGAAGAAGATCCAATCGAGTATTGCTAATGTTGCTTGGATGAATAGCAATGCTCTCGCTCTTGTTAACAAGATTTCTTACTAG